In one window of Psychrobacter sp. P2G3 DNA:
- a CDS encoding oxygenase MpaB family protein, translating into MKPKTPSKSDTDISNEQLIQNKKPVASYQRHGRTTAITDHSDLQVLRRIRRYLLPKDFTISQDLLEGIVVGYDIGDPLADALAADGIRFGRPLQNLIVDGNVNPSINIDLTTNPSFSSLTEQFSSHPDWFDPKLAQIGAVAYRRYPLMLIWLLRNVALMAGYSIPALSLPLIQTGALMHDALPRLMRTYAYILAVSEHPQLDSSAHHNHNNNRKPIDQVLAIGSEGWRQSIHVRQIHTLVRQNLLKGKGNAAAGVIPNADQHHNPDGTWNTAYWGIPINQTDMIATHLQFSLLIMRGLQLLGARISTEEAEGILHLWNLASYWMGVDLQRLPKDEAACWEWLYTYLSIQQLDFKMGRPLAKALHDLPRQLMGEDNRRGRFVEMVNASVTRTIVGDDVGDGLQLPKSKIRFGVLSSVPILFALDTARQHNSAVADKLEQFRAKRQDNMNWWLKKNDDYYK; encoded by the coding sequence ATGAAACCCAAAACTCCTTCTAAAAGTGATACCGACATCTCTAATGAGCAGCTTATACAGAATAAAAAACCTGTAGCGAGCTATCAGCGTCATGGGCGTACTACTGCCATTACAGATCATAGTGATCTACAAGTCCTACGCCGTATCAGGCGTTACCTGCTACCTAAAGACTTCACTATCTCGCAAGATTTATTAGAGGGGATAGTAGTTGGTTACGATATTGGTGATCCGCTGGCGGATGCGTTGGCGGCTGATGGGATTCGCTTTGGCCGTCCGCTACAGAATTTGATAGTCGATGGTAACGTAAATCCTAGTATCAATATTGACCTTACTACTAACCCATCATTTAGCTCATTAACTGAGCAATTTAGCAGTCACCCTGATTGGTTTGATCCCAAGCTTGCGCAAATTGGTGCGGTCGCCTATCGCCGTTATCCGCTGATGCTCATTTGGCTACTGCGTAACGTTGCACTAATGGCAGGCTACAGCATCCCTGCTCTCTCGCTACCGCTCATTCAGACCGGTGCCTTGATGCATGACGCTCTACCACGCTTGATGCGTACCTACGCTTATATCCTAGCGGTATCTGAACACCCACAACTAGACTCTAGCGCACATCATAATCATAATAATAACCGCAAACCTATTGACCAAGTATTAGCGATCGGCTCTGAGGGCTGGCGCCAGTCAATCCATGTACGTCAGATTCATACATTGGTACGCCAAAACTTGCTTAAAGGTAAAGGCAATGCTGCCGCAGGCGTCATACCAAATGCCGATCAACATCATAATCCTGATGGTACTTGGAATACGGCCTATTGGGGTATCCCCATTAATCAGACAGATATGATTGCGACTCACTTGCAGTTTTCACTATTAATTATGCGTGGATTGCAGCTGCTGGGAGCACGGATTAGCACAGAAGAAGCTGAGGGCATCTTGCATCTGTGGAATCTTGCCAGCTACTGGATGGGTGTTGATTTGCAGCGTTTGCCAAAAGATGAAGCCGCCTGCTGGGAATGGCTTTATACCTATTTATCCATTCAGCAGCTTGACTTTAAAATGGGCAGACCGCTTGCCAAAGCCTTGCACGATTTGCCACGCCAGCTAATGGGTGAGGACAATCGACGTGGACGCTTCGTTGAGATGGTTAATGCTAGTGTGACACGCACCATAGTCGGTGATGATGTTGGTGATGGACTACAATTGCCCAAATCAAAGATACGTTTTGGGGTACTGTCTTCAGTGCCTATCTTGTTCGCTCTTGATACGGCTCGCCAACACAATAGTGCTGTTGCTGACAAGCTTGAGCAGTTCCGCGCTAAGCGCCAAGATAACATGAACTGGTGGCTTAAGAAAAACGATGACTACTATAAATAA